The nucleotide window CTGCAACCCACCAGCTGAGTGGCCCCAAGCAAGTCACTCCATCTCAAGTTGccatttccttatctggaaaGAGGTTTAGGAAGCAGCAATAGCTCTATGGTTGCTGTGGAAGTCAAGGCAGTTAATTTACATGAACTGCTGCCTTGGTAGGCTCTGCACAAAGGGATCCTCTTATTAGCTCTTTCCTGGGGCTGACGTATTTGTAGGCAGCCAGTTCTGGGagttggggcagaggggaggagatgAGGAAGCTGGCTGGCTGCCCTGTGTTCCACGAGGCCCTGGGAACTCTGCgaactgagctgcagctttgctgggagggaggaggggggacagCTCCTCAGCTCACCATGGGGGCCCCACCATGCCTCTCCTCACAGAGGTGATGGCTTGGTCCAGAGGACATGTGGACAGGCTTCCGCAGAAACCGTTCTTCTCAGCTGACAGTGTGTCAGTCCTTCCCAACTGTCCCAAGCAAGAGGATAGCTCCCCACTGATGCCATTGATCAGCATGGAGCTGAcgtctctctccctctgtttttttcccacagtTTCCTGAGTACAGATCACAGAGGGCTATGGGGATGACTAGCTCGAAAATCTAGGTCCGTCTAAAGGGGCTTCTCCCTTTCCTTGAGGACTCTGACCACCACGGAGGATCCGTGGCCACCGAATCTGGAAGAAGCATGTCTGGCCTCCTCCGAGCTCCTCCTCCTTTGCCCCCCTCCTCCGGAACCACCGCATCTCCGAAAATCTCCTTCTTGACTCAGGGCCTCCTCAGAGCCCCAGAGTGACTGCTGTCCAGTGGCATCCAAGTGTTGTTTTGTGCAATATTCAGCCCCAGGTAGGGAAGGGAGAGCGGAAGAGGATGAACAGCTGCGTCTCCCTCATCCGCCCCTCAGCTGGTCCCTACCCCCAGAGGTGCCAGTCAGGCTGGTGCAGGCTATCTGAGCCCAGCTGTGAAAAGGCCATCTAGCCCTTCAGGCTAGGACTCAGCTTGGAGAAGTCATCCATCCACGTCCTATGGTGGAGGGTACGCATGAGAGCTTTTCCCCGTGCTTCTGTCTTTCTCCAAGGTCCCaggctgggcagaggctgggcactTAGCATCCCTCTTAGCTCTGAGATCAAGAGGGGTcactccagccacagctgtggccccacCCAGGGCTTGGTTGAGGTCACAGCTCCTAGCTCTGTGGCTCCATGTGAGCAAGTCACGTCCCCTCCtcgtcccccagcccccactgaaACCCCCACATCCCCTTATTCCCATGGGTCACTCTGACTCAGACAGGTACTATTTGTAGGCAGTGTAGACAGCAGGGGGAGCACAGCTGGGGCCCCCTCTGAGCCGTCAAGCCAAAGGTTGTGACTCTGCTCACCATCATTCTTgcttgctctttgttttctcttctgtactTTCCAAGTGCCTCGTGATTTTGGTTTCTCCTTCCCCGCTCAGACCCTCCTTCTAAGTGGTGCTGTGAGTGGGTGCCCAGCAGTCCCGACCTCCTGGGACCTGGTGCTGTGCCCTGCAAGCCAGGGCCCTGCCTAAGGGTTGGCTACGGGATATCCAATGTTGCTTCTCAAGAGTGTTGACCGGAGTAGACGCAGGCCCTGGTTGTGGGGTCGTAGCTGGACTTCCCATGGTGTGCTATGACCTCAGCAGTGTGTGGGTCCTCCTTTGACTCCCTGACCTAAATCTGAGTAAGGTCCTCAGAACCGCAGCCTGTCCCTGGCCTGGTCACAGACTTGAGGCAGGGCCATTGTCCTCCAAGCAGAGAGCAGGCCTGCCTCGAGGGATCCCTAGAGAACCGGCAGTCAGCAGCCCTGATGGGGTGGAGTTGTGCTAGGACCAACCATCGTCTGCTAATCCCCTTCCTTGTgttcctccctccagccctgtcTTCCCTGCAGCGGGGTGGAGGGCTGTGCGGTGCTCTGCCAGATGGGATGATTTTCAGAGTCCCCGGATACGTTCCGTGGGCTGTCTCCCACCGCCAGAAAGGTGCTGGGCAGCTGGGACCTCCCCGCCTCCTGCAGTGAACAGATGTTTGCTCTTGAAAACCTCAGTGTAGGGAAGAGGCTTGAGTTTTCACCCCCAGCCACTACTCCAGGGCCCCCTTATAGTTTTTTGTACACAATCGGTGCTCATGTTCTTGGGTTTGTAGACAAGTGGGAGATTTAGGCTGTGCACTTGCAGACACACTTGGATTGGATTTAGAAAGAGCTCAGGAAAATGAAGTTCTCTTCCCTCAGGGAGCCTGGTCGTTGTGATATTGGTGATATTCATGCCCATCTCACCGGTAAAGGCTCTGGTTGCTCCCTGCAGCCAGTGTCCATGGTCCTTGCTGCCTGATTAGGTGAGGGGAAGGCCCTTTAAGCGTGCTACTCTGCCCCAGGCCTCAAGGCTGGATCCCAGAAAATTAGAGGTCAAAACACCTGCCCCCTCAAACCACCCTTCAACCCAACCCTGTGCCTCACCGAGGTTCCTATGGCATGTCCAGCATGTCTCCCCGACATCAGAAGGTAGAAGGCTCGGAGTGAAAATGCCACAGCCACTGTGACTGCATGAGCCTTTTGAATCTGAAATCCACCTTCCCTAGAACCATACCGGAAAGAGACATGGGTcattgctttcttgtttttttgtttttgttttccattactTTAATACCACCTCCAAACCATAAAAATTGTACTGTGAACTGGAAGatagctgaatttttaaaatatgatgagaCTTTTGGCAACTGGTTCTGTTTACTGTTTCACTCCTGGCCCTGTTCAGGAGCTGGGCATCACCATTCTGGCAGGCCAGGGAGGCCACCCCCGTGGGCAAAACCGGCTCTTAGGCCCTCTTTTCCCTCCTGGGTCCATGTGCTGCTTTGAggtaacaaaaacaaacttaaggaAGGCGGGACTTTATTCAAAAGGATTACTGCAAGGCTAGGGAAGAGAGCATTGTGATGGGGCAGCGGGCTACTGCATTAGCGGAATGCTCAGGCCAGCTGAACTGATGCAAGCTCTGTAAGCATTCCAAAGCTCAGGAGGAGGAGGCCTTTGATTGGAAGGAGTGAATGAGGTTGGAAAGAAGCGCAGTCAGGGACTTTTTGTGCTCTGCCTTTGTGGGAGGGGCTGTGTGCTGGCTCTCAGGGTGGGTCCACGCTCAGCCTTTGGTGGGCAGCGAGGGAGCTTCACTGAGGCTCGGTGGAATGAGATAACCGGCCCTCCACCAAGCCAGTTCAGATGGAGACTATATTCATCCTTTTAGAAGTTAACTTGGCCTCCCGCTGGTTTTTCAACCATGGGTGTTTTTagggtattttttggttttgtctgtctttttaaggccatacccacagaatatggaagttcccaggtcaggggtcaaatcgagccatagccactggccacagccacagccccacaagatccgagctgtgtctgagacctacaccatagctcatggcaatgctggatcctttaactcaaggccagggatcgaacctgcatcctcatggattctagtcaggtttgttactgctgagccacgaggggcaCTCCCTTGGTGTGTTTTTCTGAAGCACCCAGGAGGCATCTCTGAATTGCAAACCTCCAGGGAGTTCGCCCCCTGTCTCAGTGGGAGTTTGAGCCCAGGCACCAGCTCCAGTGGTAAGTCCCTGCTTGCCGGAGCTTCCTTTTAGCCTCGCTTTCTtctccctgaaaaagaaaagcccttTCTGCCCCAGCTCTGAGGGCTTGCAGATGTCGTGGTGTCTCATTGTAGAGCTTACCATGAGAGAGTTGCCCCTGCCCTCCTGTCACGGCCGCTTGTCATCTCTTGCAATAATCCTTTTGAACAAAGCCTTCTCTTAGCTGTGTCAGAATTTATTCTCATTTGGCAAGAAGGTATGGAAGACTTGCATATTTTAAAGTGGGGACCAGGTCTAATGCCAGTGATGGTGTTGAATGTGTGTACAACAGCTCTGCTGGACACCCAAGAGCATGCCAACTGGAAAGGTGCCCCGTCCCTAGGGAGCCCCGCAAAGGAGAGGTTctgcagaatccaagccaagcACCCCCAAAGTCACCCTTCCCCACATCCTCTCTTCCCATCCACTGTGTGTACAGACGTACATGTCTGGGATCCATGGcaatgtgaatttttatttggGAGATTGTTCACGGAAAACAGACCCTCTTTTCTCTCGTCCACCTATTAATTGTTTACAATATTTGTATATCTATGCAAAATACTTGAATGGGCCGTGGTGccttttttccttgtttgtatTTAATTAAATTGTCGTTTGAAATGTTGTCTGGTTTGACAGCTCTTGTTTGTTTGAATGGCGCACCGGCCAGCCTGGATAGGACCTGTCAGTGAGGATTGCTCAGAAGAGCTCCCACAAAGACCACCCGAGCAGCCTGGGAGGCCACGGAGGAGGAGCTTGAGCCATAGAAAAGCCCTGGGTTTTCCTATGAGCACTCGAGGGGGCCATTTGTCTTTGCACCGGACTCAGGTTGGTCCAGTTTAATTAGACGTAGGGTCACTCAAGGCACGGATGATAAATAGCTACCTTGAGAATCTGCACAGACTTAGAGTGCCTGTGAAGCTCTCAACTCTGTGGTTGGCTTCTTGTAAGGGCTCAGGCATTAACAAGGAAGGGGCATCTTCAACTGACTTCCCAAGACAGCCTTTCCCTCTCCCGCGAGGCCATGGCTGTAGAAAGCACTGGAAGGACTTccttggtggctacagctctccaAAGATCCAGGACTGGCATCCCAGCGCTAGAGGAACCAGTTGAATTGTTCCAAGTCCAGGGAAGGCCAAGATGCAAGTATCACGTCCACACACTCGGAAGTCTTTATTCCTGACCCTGCAAACCACACTCTGAGGGCCCTCAGATTACGGCCGTTCTCTACATCCGACGTGTTGCATTGATTTTAGTCACAGAGGGAAATCCCCGTTCATTAAAAACTGGGGCTTTGAGGCTGGAGGTGCAGGAAACAGGTCTGTTCACCAGCTGAGCCAGCCTGTTGGAACTCCAAGGCCAGCAAGAGTTTGGCCTGGGCTTGGCTGTGCTTATGGCACAGGATGTAAACAGGGTCCAGGTGTGGAGTTACCCAGGGGAGGCTCTGCACcagcttgggggcggggggaaggtgGTGGTGCTGAGGGACAGGTCGTCCTTCTTTACAAATGTTCTGGCTCCCTTACCTCCCCGTCTGCTCCTTGTACCAACTCCCACATTCTCGCCACTGGAAAGATGACAGGGAGGGGACAttaattctctctctccagctgctcTTGTCTTTTGACTGCCTCTAGCCACAAGTGAGGGGACCAAAGACAGTCCCCAAAGCAGGTGGTGTCGGAGCATTTGTGACACTGCTTCCCAGTATGGGCAGCTCATCAGTGGCATTGGCGACTTGGTGGCAATCTGGTCAACAGCCAGAATGCACCCTGTGCTGAGTATACACCCCCAGCTGGTCAGTGAAAATCAAAGCTGATCCCGCTGGACAAGCCTCTAAAGCTGCCACCAGAGCCCTTTCCACCTGGGTTCTTGGTTGGGCACCAGAGTAAATACCAAAGTTAGCCCCTGATTTCCCATGGCTGCTTCTGCCAAGTCCTGACTTTGCTCTTTActcttctccccatctccccaaaTCATATTTTGGTTTATTCcttgaggaaaagaaaagtgCCTTCTGCTCGACAGCCAGGCTACTTTTAAGAGCACTCCAACTGCCATTCTCTCTCTCGAgtaaggcaaaacaaaacacaggactTGGCCAGCAAAGCTTGGCGGTAAAGCATCTTTTGTTGTTACTGTGGTGGTGTGCATTCGGAGATAACCGCCCAAGTCCTTAGGATGCATCtagagagggagggggcagggatgtGGGTGGCGTGGATGGAAACGGATGCTGACCTCCAGGCCAGAGAGCTCGGGGAATGGGGGCTGATAGAAATGGCTCCCTGAGGTGGTAGGTGGCTTTCACAGTGAGAAGGTCAGCTGAGGTCTTGGTtctgtctctgaggatgcggcAGCAGAAGCAACAAGACATTTTACAATAGTTGTGTGCCCGTTAGTTCCAAGTGGGGGTGTGACGAATGGCTCTCTGGGCACCCACCAGCTGCACTTTGTCCCTGGGCTCAGGAGGGGTGAGCCGGTCAGTCTCAGGAGGAGAACTAGTGCGAAGGATTTCCTGACGACCAACGTTTCAGGGAAGTTCTTGGCTATGCTACATTCAACAGGTCACATTCTAGCTTCTTCCCAACAACATGGAGATGGCACCGAGGAAACAAGTGGTCCGGGAGGTCCAGGAGACCTGCTGGCACCAATGTAAAGTAGGGCATTTGGTCACTGAGGCTGTGTTTCCAGGAAGTTCTGCCACCACTGCTCACTGGGTAGGGATTTTCCTCCTGGAAACAGCGATGAGGTATAAATGAAACTCTCAGGAAAAGAGAGCCCATTGGTTAAGAGTTATGCTGAAAATTGCCAGGTGGCTCTGCAATTGAGAAGTCAGGCTGTACCACAGGGCTCATCCGCCCACTCACGCATTCCAAGCTTTACGAATGGATTATAAACACTTTGGGCTTCTCTTCTGGTGATGGGGTGCTGGAGAGTTCTATGTTATCCACGAGGACATTCTTGTCTTCGAGTCTAACGACGCTGGGCTCTGGGGCGGGAGGTGGGGTTGGGTTTTTGTGCGTGTGGGGCAAGCTGATCCGGCTGATGTCCAGGTCTTTGAACGCATGAAGCATGAACACACCCAGGATGATGGTGACAAAGCCAGAGAGGGTGCCCGTGATGTCCACGGCGGACAGGCTGTGCCACTCCTTGAAGAGGATGACGGAGGAGGTCACCACTGTCGTGGTGAAGAACACATAGTAGATGGGGAACACCAGGGAGGTGTTAAAGATGTCCAGCGCCCGGTTGAGGAAATTGACCTGAGTGCTGAGCGAAAGTGCCAGGATGAGGGACAGGATGTAGGGCAGAGGGTGCCGCACCACTGGCAGCCCCTGGAAGAAGTTCTTAATGGTGATGCCCAGACCCTTGACGGCGGACACAGAGAAGGACCCGATCACAGAGCAGATGACGATGTAAACGAGGATGTTCCTTTGTCCGTAACGTGGGGCGACGACGAAGATGAGGATGAGGCAGAACACCAGCAGGAGCACAGCAAACACGATGTACCCTttgtgggggagggagatggacaACTGAGCTGTAGAGAATCCGTGGCCATGGGATGCAGCGTTAAGAGCCTGGGCTCTAGAGTCAGACAAACAGGGGTTCCTGTCCCAGCAACTTTTTAATACCTCACACCAGTTATTAATTAAACCCCCACACTCTCAGTgtcctcatttctaaaatagaGTTGACAATAGGAATTTTCCTCATAGGGGCTTTTTTGTGGGATTAGATGCATGCAAATGACTGAATGCCCCCCTTCATTTcaacattcatatgttgaaacctgaTCCCTAATGCGGTGGAATCTGGAGGTGAGGTCTTGGgcggtgattaggtcatgagggtaatgccctcatgaatgggattagtgccctccTAAAAGGGACTCCAGAGAGCACCCTGGTCCCTTCCACCAGGGGAGGACGCAGCAAGAAGATGGCCACCTGTGAACAGAATCTGTAGGGCCTGATTacggcctccagaaatgtgaaaaacaaacatcgGCTGTTTATAAGCCGCTCGTCTATGTTCTCTGCTACAGCAGCCTCAACTAAGACAATGCAGACCAAGCCTTTAGAACTGTACTTGGCGCATAAACACGTGACCCATGGCACCCAGACCTATCGGGCTGCCAGTCTGCAGGCCAGCCTTCGTACCAGCTTCCTTCCCCCAGCTTGCCGCCTCCTCCAGGTGGCAGCACCTGAGACGGCCAGCACCCAGTCGCGCCTTCCACACGGCTCACCCAGGGCTTTCCTGCTCACCAGGGCCGGGAGCCTACCTGTGTCTTTCATCTTGGCGGCCACCTCCATGATGGTGGTAATCTTCTCTTCCTCGGGGGCGTGTATCACCATCACTGTGCTGCCGGCCACACAGATCACGCAGCCCAGCTTCCCCAGCAGATTCAGACACTCTCCCAGGAAATAGGAGGAGAAGATGGCACTGCACATGGGAGTGGAGAAAGAGATCAGAACAGCCAGGCCAGTCCCCCACGTCCAGAAGAGAAGTGGACAGTGGAAAGGACTCACAGAGGACAGATCAGGGCTCACGGCTCTCACCCCTGGAAGCCTTTCTAGACCCAAGAAAGCATTTGGAATTGAAACTTATTTATGGGAGGGTAACGGCATGGGCTGGAGGAATCAATGACATACATGCAAGAGACGAGCCAGGGTCTAAGACTCAAGTTCTGTCTAGTTCTAAAGCCTGTGGTTTTTCCTCTGTACCTCACGAAGAAGAATTCTTGTGATTTCCTTAAGACTTTTCTGGGCAAAACACCTCCTGTTCCTTGATAATATGACTTTGATTCCTGTCACGTCTTTCAAATGAGCCAGCAGAggtgaggggagaagggagggaaagtgGACAGGACAGTCTGATGGCTGGGCCATGCTTCTATTTCTTTACAAAGGTGGCATTAGTTTAGGGTAAAAAAATCTCTTGGCTGACCTAGGGGGGCCCAGTGAGCCTCAAAAGTCCTGCTTAAAGGTATCAAGAAGGAGGGGGTTGCTGACCGAGCTCCTCTGAATGTTCCCCATCTCTCCCCTGAAACTATTGAAAACATTTCACCCACAATGCATCTGGTGGCCTTAGCAAAAATAGAGGTCACCACGCCTGAGGGCTCCCTGCCTCTCCCAACTTCCTGGGGCGGGAATTTGTAAACTAATCAGATAGGCAGTAGTGGTATCATACACAGCTGCATCAGCCAACTCTGCAGTTTGAGTCACGGCTCGATCTGGATTTGGACTGCATAAATGTTGCAAAATTGATATCAAGCCAGTAAGACAAAACAGGAAATTAAAGGTATGAGATATGGTTGGCTGGCATTTACCAGGGCTCCAGGGTTAGGACAATGATCAGAGCCAGCTTCACATGGGGTTCACGGTCCCCCCCACAGAAACTCTATGTAGCTCGGGAGCAATGGGGAATGAGAAGCAGACACACTTAATATCAGTCAGCTTTAAAACTATCACACATTtttggagttgccgtcatggctcagcagaaacaaatttgactggtatccatgaggatgcaagttcaatccttggccttgctcagtgggttaaggatcaggagctgccgcgagttgtggtgtaggtcacagatgtagctcggatcctgagttgctgtggctcggcaTGGGCCACCAGCTGCCggtccaattcaattcctagcctgggaacctccatatgccttgggtgcagccctaaaaagacaaaaacaaaacaaaaacaaaaacctatcacACACATTTTCCAGGCAACATGGCCTACTGGTTAAGCATCCAGACTCTGAAATGAGATGGCCTGGGAGGGGATCCTGGCCCAGCCTCCTGGGACCTGGGTGACCTTGGCCAAAATGCCAAGATGCCTTGACCTCTTTTGGCCTCAGGTCTCCtctcttttctaattatttgGGGTGCcgtgaggactaaatgagttaatatatttaGAACACTAAGCACAGAGTACACCCTCAATATATGTTAGCCATGGTTATTTTTCACTGCCTGTTCTGTACTATGTGCTCTctgtgcattatttcatttagtcctcGAAATGATGCCTTCAGGCAGGTATTATAAACATCCCCATTTAGCAGAtgggaaattgaggcttagaggaATGAAGTAAACTGCCATGTAATGTAACTATTAGGTCGCAGAGCTCAGGGAGGGTTAATCTAGGGCTATACTTTGAACTCCTGTGCTTCTCCTTTCAGGTCACCAGACTTTGAGCCTGGTGGCAGGTGAGGCCCTTCATTGCCCAGCTAGTTGAGGAGATGCTAGAGCATCAGGCAGCCAGCAGACCAAGGGTAGGAGCTGGGAACAGCACACCTCTTTCTGGGAGCTGGATCTGACTGCAAGTAGCATTTGATCCCATATGGCAGTTCCAGACATCaacaaatggaaaagaagaaggagcCAGAGACAGCAAGAGAGGTGACAATAACCTTATGAGGACACTCAGTGCTCCCAGAGGTGTGACGACTGTCGCAGGAGCAAATGCGTAGGCCCCGAAGTTGGCAACTTCTCCGGCAGCCACTAGGAAATTAAGGGAGAGAAGCGGTCACTGTGGCTCTGACGCACCGTCTCCAGCCCAAATTAATTGGGTGGAGACGGCTTCATTCAGTGTTCAGCCAGTCACAGGATCCCAGACCAGCATTCCCTAATAGTCCTGACGCTTGTGCTCTCTCCCTGGAGAATCTGACTAGAAGGTCAGGCCCCGACTATCCTGACCAAAtccttccattttaaagatgaggtgACCTAGATCCCAGGGTCACATGGCACCTTCTTGTTCTTGAGGTCTCTTGGCTTCTAGTCTAGGCATGGATAATTGTATCTTAGGGTCTGTATCCTTAAGGTGAGTTCTGGAAAGGGTTAATTATCAGATAAAGAAACAGTTATAGCTATTGATTCTCTGGGTACCACTTGGGCCATGGGGCCATCTTTCCCAGAGGAGATGCGGGTGGTCTAGACTGACAGGCAGGTGGTTAGAAAGTCTGACACTCTCAAAGGGCCTCCTCCCCAAATGAGGTTCTAGTTTGCAGAATCCTGCAGGGGCCTCTTCGGTCTCTGCTGGGAGAGAAGGACCTGGCTCTGCCCTTTGCAAGCAGATGATGACTGTGATAGCTCTGGCTAAGACTGGGATTAAAACTGGATTTAGGAGATTACAAATGGAAAGTTGGCCAACTTTCCATCCAAAAGAATTAGGGTTTGAAAGTCAGGGATGGTGGGTACAAAGCATAAAAGAGGGAATGTGTGAAAGCACAAAGCTGGGCAAACCTTAGGTAGCAGACTGGCCATGTCCTAAGCGGCCATGTCCTGCTGCAGAGTGGGGCAACTGACTTAGGAGTCCCAGGCTGTACCCTGTAGGAGCGCAGGAGGCTCCAGTGCACAGTGACAGCCCTCCAAGTTTCAAGCGAAGTTGAGAAATGACACTTTTATCTTTACCAGCTCTATAAAAGCCCCTCTGGAGATAGATGCCTCATGGATAACAGACTGACTTTGGGTGAGGAAAGTGAGCTAACAGGAGGATGTTCTGCCTGCAAAGACTGTCAAGGCAGAAACCTGTGCCTTGGATTCACACGCTGCACAATAGACACAGAAATGCCCCATCCACCCCTCCTCTCATCTCTGCCCGTCATCAATAGGGCACTCTCCTTAAGAGCAAAGAGCTCACTTACTGGTGAGAAATCCAGCCCACCACATCGCATCCTTCAGGTAGCCATAGCCTCCGTCCACTGTAGGAAGGAATGGGCACCAAGTTAGAGCTTGGCCACATTTCCTCAGGACCTTGCCTTCTCAACCTCCACTCCCCAGTCTCTGAGGGCTCAGTGTAGGTCAGCCGTGGGGAGTCCTCTGGGCTTGCTTCTGGGCCCTCTCCTGGGCGAGTTCATCCACTCCCAAGTTTTAAATTCCATCCAGATGCTGGTTCCTGTTTCATGTATGTACCTCAATCCTTTCTTCTGAACACTGAGTACATCCAGTTGCTTACCTGACAACTCTTGGGTCTCTCACAAACATCTCAAACTCTGTTCTACATGGAACTCTTGATTTTAAAGGCTCCCCATCTACCAATGAAAATCCGATACACGGGCCCTCTGGATACCTAACGGGCTTAAGCCAGAAGCCAGGGAATCACACTTGACCCTCCCATGACTCCACCTTCTGTATCCAGTCCATCCTGCTGATTCCACCTCCAAAAAGCATCTCACAGGTGTCCACTGCACTGTCACCCCCGCTCGGGTTGAGGCAACAGTCTCCCAGGGCTCCACTGGTTCTACTCCTGTCCCTTTATAATCTACCCCTTGCATGGCAGCCAGGAgtcttttaaatgtaaatcaggagttcccgttgtggcgcagtggttaacgaatctgactaggaaccatgaggttgcgggttccgtccctgcccttgctcagtgggttggggatctggcgttgccgtgagctgtggtgtaggttgtagacgcggctcggatcccgcgttgctgtggctctggcgtaggctggtggctgcagctccgatgggacccctagcctgggaacggcccaagaggtggcaaaaagacaaaaaaaaaaaaaaaaaaaaaaaaaaaaaaaagaatgtaaatcaCAACGTGGCTCCTCAGCTTGTAGCTGACCAGTGGCTTCTAAATACTCTTAGGATAGAGACCAGCATCCCTAACAAGCCTGCCCATCATTTGACCTTGCTCACCTCTCCAAGGGCATCTCCTGCCACTCTTCTTACTACAGTCTAGCTGCTCAGGCTTTCTGTCAGTTCTTCAAAACCCCACAAGCTCTTTCTGGCCCCGAGGCCTCTGCATGTGCTTTTCCATATTCAGAACAGTCTTCCAACAACATGTGCCTCTATCCTCACTCCACAGGTCTCTGCGTGAATGTCGCTTCTCCTAAAATACCCTCGCTGACCCCCTTATCTTTATAGTTTCTCCAGCAATTCTCCTTCATGACACTTATCATTTATAACTTGAATTGATCTATTTATTTTCTGGCACTTCTACTAAAATGGAAGTTCCATGAAGCCAAGAATTGGGTCTGCTTTGTTCCCATGATGGactcagagcctggcacacagtccaTACTCAACAATATCGGCTTTGAGGCTCAGGGTGAGGAGCAGGATGATGACGATGGTGGGTGGGTTTTAGACAGTTTCCTAAAAATCCCAAACTTGTATGTTTCTTTGTGTGAGTGTCCGCCTTTCTAAGAAAGTCTTAACTTTCATCAGTTTTCTGAAGGAGTGAGAATCTCAGAAAAGTCAAGAGCTCTGAGAGCATTTTACTCTGAGTTGAAATCTCAGAAGGTACGGAAAGAGCAGAGTGGAGGAAAAAAGTGATTCCAGGGAAGCTGCTTTTCTGAATGGTCAGTGACACCTGCTCTGCTTTCTCCTCAGTGCATGCGGCTC belongs to Sus scrofa isolate TJ Tabasco breed Duroc chromosome 16, Sscrofa11.1, whole genome shotgun sequence and includes:
- the NIPAL4 gene encoding LOW QUALITY PROTEIN: magnesium transporter NIPA4 (The sequence of the model RefSeq protein was modified relative to this genomic sequence to represent the inferred CDS: inserted 1 base in 1 codon; deleted 2 bases in 1 codon), with product MELPKTPGDSSPGTLPFWGTSFSPPPGLDPCGSSQAXQAGDKSQPPAPEPGSRGAGEPAPSRCERPGPMELPASNTSCENGSLISLYCSSQKVLCQIVGGLSPEVPSNVTSNSWQERFRQNYSFYVGLGLAFLSSFLIGSSVILKKKGLQRLVASGATRAVDGGYGYLKDAMWWAGFLTMAAGEVANFGAYAFAPATVVTPLGALSVLISAIFSSYFLGECLNLLGKLGCVICVAGSTVMVIHAPEEEKITTIMEVAAKMKDTGYIVFAVLLLVFCLILIFVVAPRYGQRNILVYIVICSVIGSFSVSAVKGLGITIKNFFQGLPVVRHPLPYILSLILALSLSTQVNFLNRALDIFNTSLVFPIYYVFFTTTVVTSSVILFKEWHSLSAVDITGTLSGFVTIILGVFMLHAFKDLDISRISLPHTHKNPTPPPAPEPSVVRLEDKNVLVDNIELSSTPSPEEKPKVFIIHS